The Miscanthus floridulus cultivar M001 chromosome 6, ASM1932011v1, whole genome shotgun sequence genomic interval CTCACCGTGTCCACGGAGATCCTCTCGTCGCAGTACTACATCGGCAGCGAGCGCGCGATGCTGCTGCCCAACTGCCTCTTCCGCATGGGCGCCGCCGCCACGATCCTCTCCAACTCGCCCGAGCGCGCGCGGTTCAGGCTCGGCCGCATCGTCCGCAGGATGACCGCCGCACGGGACGCCGACTACCACTGCATATTCCAGGAGGAAGACGGCAAGGGCATGCTCGGCGTCCGTCTCTCCAAGGACCTCACCACCACCGCCGGCCAGGCGCTCAAGAGGAACATCATGGCCTTCGGCCCCCTCGTCCTGCCGGTCTCGGAGCAGCTCCTGGTGGCGCTGTCACTTCTCAAGCGGAAGCTCCTCAGCTACTGGGGCGCCAAGGTGAGGCTGTACCACCCGGACTTCCGCACGGCGTTCGAGCACTTCTGCATCCACGCCGGCGGGCGTGGGGTCATCGACGAGGTGCAGCGCGGCCTCGGCCTCTCCAACGAGGACGTGGAGGCGTCGCGGATGACGCTACACCGGTTCGGCAACACGTCGAGCAGTTCGGTGCTGTACGAGCTGGCCTACATCGAGGCCAAGGGCTGCATGAGGAAGGGAGACCGCGTGTGGATGATCTCCTTCGGCTCCGGCTTCAATTGCAGCAGCGTGGCGTGGGAGTGCCTCAAGGTCGCCATCGACTCCGACGGGCCGTGGACCGACTGCATCCACCGCTACCCGGTGCAGCTCCCCGAAGTCGCCCAGGACATCTGATCAAACGTTGTTCTGGGGTCTGCGACATGCTGCATCACGTTGGACATGCACCACTGGTCCACTGCACATGCTAATGGTAACGTCCTCGATGGCTCCATATAGCATGTATGGCGCATTTCTGATGGTTTCCATCATCGGTGTCCTTAGTACCGTATATGTACGTGTCGACGCGTCCTGATGTGTATGATCCATCTCTTGGAAATTAATAATGTACTGCGTCTGTGTTTGTTACCGCTGCACTTATATCAAGAGTTGTTTGTGGCAACATCTTTAAGCTTATTTGTGAGCTCCTGCGAGAGCATTTTGTTTGTCTGATTGTTGTTCATGTACCCAGTCTGTAACTCGTCTGCGCACGAGCTGGCCAGACAGATGGTCTCCCGGATTGTGTAAACAATTGTGTGGCTCGCAATTTAGCAGAGCACATGTCCAGTAATATAGGGCCATAGAGCCAAAGCTTCGAATAAAAAAAACACTACTATAGGAATCAATTTACGCAGCGTGACCAAAATGGGCTCCGtagcgggcacctcttttgcccgccacggttaaccggtggccggccaccgaggccggccaccgaggcgcccgctacgggaaaagggtttaccgtggcgggccaccttacttgcccgccgcagaaaattgttatttaccgcggcgggcggtatgaatcgcccgccgcggttaatacgatttaccgtggcagGCTCTTTAAACTGGCCGCCGCGGTAAatagttgatttaccgaggcgggcgcttTATCTTGTCCGCcgtggtaaagcctgtacaaatacacagcaccaccccttcatcttctccacgggtcttcctctctcaaactcatggggggaggctttgtcctaaaatttgaggaaacttttgatttgagttgaagagcttggatttgagggaggaggacatcataagaggttcataaaggctctccctctctccttccatcctctctctctatttccatcacctagagttctctctagatctagatctagatcaattttaatagAAAAAATGAtatcatgtatttctttaactttagattcatcatagatgcatgcttcatctttcacatcgtcatttcctatctttttcatgattttggacgtaaaaatcatca includes:
- the LOC136458325 gene encoding 3-ketoacyl-CoA synthase 6-like encodes the protein MHRRRTMAKLLNLKTWYQLFVDNFLAIVAVAFVAAALRRAWPVSIDDLAGSLRAVPPVRILTAVILTAGVAQLRRLYRPRDVYLVEYGCFRPKPCFRAPFATCLEHAYYLPYEVEEESVSFSIRLLERSGLGEETSLPNSYHYIPPDRSLEAAREETEDVIFSAVDEVFARTSVRPEEIDVLIVNCSIFTPTPVFVDMVVNRYKLRPDVQSLNLSGMGCGAGLVNIGLAKHLLQVAPPGTHVLTVSTEILSSQYYIGSERAMLLPNCLFRMGAAATILSNSPERARFRLGRIVRRMTAARDADYHCIFQEEDGKGMLGVRLSKDLTTTAGQALKRNIMAFGPLVLPVSEQLLVALSLLKRKLLSYWGAKVRLYHPDFRTAFEHFCIHAGGRGVIDEVQRGLGLSNEDVEASRMTLHRFGNTSSSSVLYELAYIEAKGCMRKGDRVWMISFGSGFNCSSVAWECLKVAIDSDGPWTDCIHRYPVQLPEVAQDI